In Drosophila simulans strain w501 chromosome X, Prin_Dsim_3.1, whole genome shotgun sequence, one DNA window encodes the following:
- the LOC6726616 gene encoding uncharacterized protein LOC6726616 isoform X2 — protein MVSVGQRVAFLSTHWTSPLPLLTNRLTLSQTQNPNGTVKTLIQMPLQAANVQEQKSPPVASYPTPATPVAVQSPPDALLAVKPPSAPVPVRVSNSSVQHQNPDADSKLPLPVIIKEEPISVDDKPSVDIIEENTSSSTSAIGIGGKIPFINIFQNRKKSSERTRDKKLRQNRQLRESMLPKNALMALKEVKGVTISDFTIVSNTYGGFTAVVTVNSTQYVGKGTSEMTAKNAACEEAWRDFIIAKMTPKPPGIHKVETDTNEDEADAPDDDLPMLNLASFAIYKLFAEWERRGYVVPKMYPSANAAQRTELPFGWETMHPASILCIMRPGLNYVDYGLSWHKVTYMQHMGITVDNQKFHAHGRSKKIARRNVAVKVCNSLFGTNFAYGDTA, from the exons ATGGTTTCCGTTGGCCAGCGAGTCGCTTTTCTGTCGACCCACTGGACCAGCCCGTTGCCTTTGCTAACTAATCGGTTAACTCTTTCGCAAACGCAGAATCCCAATGGCACCGTCAAGACTTTGATCCAAATGCCGTTGCAGGCCGCCAATGTCCAGGAGCAAAAGTCTCCTCCGGTGGCTTCATATCCGACACCGGCCACTCCGGTGGCTGTTCAGTCGCCACCGGACGCATTATTGGCTGTGAAGCCTCCATCGGCTCCTGTACCTGTTCGAGTGTCGAACTCTTCCGTCCAGCACCAGAATCCGGATGCAGATTCGAAGCTGCCCTTGCCAGTTATAATCAAGGAGGAGCCGATCTCTGTCGACGATAAACCGTCCGTCGATATTATAGAGGAAAATACCAGTTCCAGTACCAGTGCCATCGGCATCGGGGGCAAGATCCCATTTATAAATATCTTCCAAAACCGCAAGAAGTCGTCTG AACGCACTCGGGACAAGAAGCTGCGACAGAACCGCCAGCTGCGCGAGTCCATGCTCCCCAAGAACGCTCTGATGGCCCTCAAGGAGGTTAAGGGCGTGACCATCAGCGATTTCACCATCGTCAGCAATACCTACGGGGGATTCACGGCCGTTGTCACTGTGAACTCGACTCAGTACGTGGGCAAGGGTACCTCGGAAATGACAGCCAAGAACGCGGCCTGCGAGGAGGCTTGGCGCGATTTTATAATTGCAAAGATGACCCCCAAGCCGCCCGGTATTCACAAGGTGGAGACGGATACCAACGAAGATGAGGCCGATGCTCCGGATGATGATCTGCCCATGTTGAATCTGGCTTCGTTTGCCATCTACAAGCTGTTCGCGGAGTGGGAGCGCAGGGGCTATGTCGTACCCAAGATGTACCCTTCGGCCAATGCTGCCCAGCGTACGGAGCTACCCTTTGGCTGGGAGACCATGCACCCGGCGAGCATTCTTTGCATT ATGCGCCCGGGACTCAACTACGTGGACTACGGATTATCTTGGCACAAGGTCACTTACATGCAGCATATGGGAATCACGGTGGACAACCAGAAGTTCCACGCCCACGGCAG ATCCAAGAAGATCGCCCGTCGCAACGTGGCCGTGAAAGTGTGCAACTCTCTGTTCGGCACCAACTTCGCCTACGGCGACACCGCTTAA
- the LOC120285321 gene encoding NFU1 iron-sulfur cluster scaffold homolog, mitochondrial: MSKFLSQAAINTLRNTRLGSRQLVRSFAGISNTRNHRGAGHQEWGCGQSAERGLLELRMPVACRRSMFIQTQDTPNPESLKFLPGVDVLGKGNTYDFPHGTTAHSSPLAKLLFRVEGVKGVFFGSDFITISKQEGAEWSLIKPEVFAVIMDFFASGLPVLNDAQPNADTEILEDDDETVMMIKELLDTRIRPTVQEDGGDIVFMGYEAGVVKLKMQGSCSSCPSSIVTLKNGVQNMLQFYIPEVESVEQVFDEADRMIDSEFERFEKNLKTLKQQGPSGGGPH; this comes from the exons ATGTCGAAATTTCTGTCCCAAGCGGCTATAAATACGCTGCGAAACACGCGCCTGGGGTCGCGACAACT GGTGCGCAGTTTTGCGGGCATCTCTAACACGCGTAACCATCGCGGAGCGGGTCACCAGGAATGGGGATGTGGTCAGTCTGCGGAACGCGGGCTGCTAGAGTTGCGGATGCCGGTGGCGTGCAGAAGGAGCATGTTCATCCAGACCCAGGACACTCCGAATCCGGAGAGCTTGAAGTTCCTGCCCGGCGTGGACGTCCTGGGAAAGGGGAACACGTACGACTTCCCCCACGGAACCACCGCCCACAGCAGTCCTTTGG CCAAATTGCTGTTCCGCGTGGAGGGCGTTAAGGGCGTGTTCTTTGGCTCCGATTTCATCACCATATCGAAGCAGGAGGGCGCCGAGTGGAGCCTGATTAAGCCAGAGGTGTTTGCCGTCATAATGGACTTCTTTGCCAGCGGCTTGCCAGTCCTCAACGATGCCCAGCCCAATGCGGACACCGAGATTCTCGAGGATGACGACGAGACGGTGATGATGATCAAGGAGCTGCTGGACACGCGCATCCGGCCAACCGTCCAGGAGGACGGTGGCGACATCGTCTTCATGGGCTACGAGGCCGGCGTAGTCAAGCTAAAGATGCagggctcctgctcctcctgccccAGCTCCATTGTGACGCTGAAGAACGGCGTGCAGAACATGCTGCAGTTCTACATACCGGAAGTGGAGTCCGTTGAGCAGGTCTTCGACGAGGCAGACAGGATGATCGACAGCGAGTTTGAGCGCTTCGAAAAGAACCTTAAGACGCTCAAGCAGCAGGGGCCCAGTGGCGGCGGTCCCCATTAG
- the LOC27208883 gene encoding uncharacterized protein LOC27208883 isoform X1: MVSVGQRVAFLSTHWTSPLPLLTNRLTLSQTQNPNGTVKTLIQMPLQAANVQEQKSPPVASYPTPATPVAVQSPPDALLAVKPPSAPVPVRVSNSSVQHQNPDADSKLPLPVIIKEEPISVDDKPSVDIIEENTSSSTSAIGIGGKIPFINIFQNRKKSSERTRDKKLRQNRQLRESMLPKNALMALKEVKGVTISDFTIVSNTYGGFTAVVTVNSTQYVGKGTSEMTAKNAACEEAWRDFIIAKMTPKPPGIHKVETDTNEDEADAPDDDLPMLNLASFAIYKLFAEWERRGYVVPKMHPSANAAQRTELPFGWETMHPASILCIMRPGLNYVDYGLSWHKVTYMQHMGITVDNQKFHAHGRSKKIARRNVAVKVCNSLFGTNFTYDDSA; the protein is encoded by the exons ATGGTTTCCGTTGGCCAGCGAGTCGCTTTTCTGTCGACCCACTGGACCAGCCCGTTGCCTTTGCTAACTAATCGGTTAACTCTTTCGCAAACGCAGAATCCCAATGGCACCGTCAAGACTTTGATCCAAATGCCGTTGCAGGCCGCCAATGTCCAGGAGCAAAAGTCTCCTCCGGTGGCTTCATATCCGACACCGGCCACTCCGGTGGCTGTTCAGTCGCCACCGGACGCATTATTGGCTGTGAAGCCTCCATCGGCTCCTGTACCTGTTCGAGTGTCGAACTCTTCCGTCCAGCACCAGAATCCGGATGCAGATTCGAAGCTGCCCTTGCCAGTTATAATCAAGGAGGAGCCGATCTCTGTCGACGATAAACCGTCCGTCGATATTATAGAGGAAAATACCAGTTCCAGTACCAGTGCCATCGGCATCGGGGGCAAGATCCCATTTATAAATATCTTCCAAAACCGCAAGAAGTCGTCTG AACGCACTCGGGACAAGAAGCTGCGACAGAACCGCCAGCTGCGCGAGTCCATGCTCCCCAAGAACGCTCTGATGGCCCTCAAGGAGGTTAAGGGCGTGACCATCAGCGATTTCACCATCGTCAGCAATACCTACGGGGGATTCACGGCCGTTGTCACTGTGAACTCGACTCAGTACGTGGGCAAGGGTACCTCGGAAATGACAGCTAAGAACGCGGCCTGCGAGGAGGCTTGGCGCGATTTTATAATTGCAAAGATGACTCCCAAGCCGCCCGGTATTCACAAGGTGGAGACGGATACCAACGAAGATGAGGCCGATGCTCCGGATGATGATCTGCCCATGTTGAATCTGGCTTCGTTTGCCATCTACAAGCTGTTCGCGGAGTGGGAGCGCAGGGGCTATGTCGTACCCAAGATGCACCCTTCGGCCAATGCTGCCCAGCGTACGGAGCTACCCTTTGGCTGGGAGACCATGCACCCGGCGAGCATTCTTTGCATT ATGCGCCCGGGACTCAACTACGTGGACTACGGATTATCTTGGCACAAGGTCACTTACATGCAGCATATGGGAATCACGGTGGACAACCAGAAGTTCCACGCCCACGGCAGATCCAAGAAGATCGCCCGTCGAAACGTGGCCGTGAAAGTGTGCAACTCTCTATTCGGCACAAACTTCACCTACGACGACAGCGCTTAA
- the LOC27208883 gene encoding uncharacterized protein LOC27208883 isoform X3: MPLQAANVQEQKSPPVASYPTPATPVAVQSPPDALLAVKPPSAPVPVRVSNSSVQHQNPDADSKLPLPVIIKEEPISVDDKPSVDIIEENTSSSTSAIGIGGKIPFINIFQNRKKSSERTRDKKLRQNRQLRESMLPKNALMALKEVKGVTISDFTIVSNTYGGFTAVVTVNSTQYVGKGTSEMTAKNAACEEAWRDFIIAKMTPKPPGIHKVETDTNEDEADAPDDDLPMLNLASFAIYKLFAEWERRGYVVPKMHPSANAAQRTELPFGWETMHPASILCIMRPGLNYVDYGLSWHKVTYMQHMGITVDNQKFHAHGRSKKIARRNVAVKVCNSLFGTNFTYDDSA; this comes from the exons ATGCCGTTGCAGGCCGCCAATGTCCAGGAGCAAAAGTCTCCTCCGGTGGCTTCATATCCGACACCGGCCACTCCGGTGGCTGTTCAGTCGCCACCGGACGCATTATTGGCTGTGAAGCCTCCATCGGCTCCTGTACCTGTTCGAGTGTCGAACTCTTCCGTCCAGCACCAGAATCCGGATGCAGATTCGAAGCTGCCCTTGCCAGTTATAATCAAGGAGGAGCCGATCTCTGTCGACGATAAACCGTCCGTCGATATTATAGAGGAAAATACCAGTTCCAGTACCAGTGCCATCGGCATCGGGGGCAAGATCCCATTTATAAATATCTTCCAAAACCGCAAGAAGTCGTCTG AACGCACTCGGGACAAGAAGCTGCGACAGAACCGCCAGCTGCGCGAGTCCATGCTCCCCAAGAACGCTCTGATGGCCCTCAAGGAGGTTAAGGGCGTGACCATCAGCGATTTCACCATCGTCAGCAATACCTACGGGGGATTCACGGCCGTTGTCACTGTGAACTCGACTCAGTACGTGGGCAAGGGTACCTCGGAAATGACAGCTAAGAACGCGGCCTGCGAGGAGGCTTGGCGCGATTTTATAATTGCAAAGATGACTCCCAAGCCGCCCGGTATTCACAAGGTGGAGACGGATACCAACGAAGATGAGGCCGATGCTCCGGATGATGATCTGCCCATGTTGAATCTGGCTTCGTTTGCCATCTACAAGCTGTTCGCGGAGTGGGAGCGCAGGGGCTATGTCGTACCCAAGATGCACCCTTCGGCCAATGCTGCCCAGCGTACGGAGCTACCCTTTGGCTGGGAGACCATGCACCCGGCGAGCATTCTTTGCATT ATGCGCCCGGGACTCAACTACGTGGACTACGGATTATCTTGGCACAAGGTCACTTACATGCAGCATATGGGAATCACGGTGGACAACCAGAAGTTCCACGCCCACGGCAGATCCAAGAAGATCGCCCGTCGAAACGTGGCCGTGAAAGTGTGCAACTCTCTATTCGGCACAAACTTCACCTACGACGACAGCGCTTAA
- the LOC27208883 gene encoding uncharacterized protein LOC27208883 isoform X2 gives MEGNLRPLAANNKPFVFGGIYNPNGTVKTLIQMPLQAANVQEQKSPPVASYPTPATPVAVQSPPDALLAVKPPSAPVPVRVSNSSVQHQNPDADSKLPLPVIIKEEPISVDDKPSVDIIEENTSSSTSAIGIGGKIPFINIFQNRKKSSERTRDKKLRQNRQLRESMLPKNALMALKEVKGVTISDFTIVSNTYGGFTAVVTVNSTQYVGKGTSEMTAKNAACEEAWRDFIIAKMTPKPPGIHKVETDTNEDEADAPDDDLPMLNLASFAIYKLFAEWERRGYVVPKMHPSANAAQRTELPFGWETMHPASILCIMRPGLNYVDYGLSWHKVTYMQHMGITVDNQKFHAHGRSKKIARRNVAVKVCNSLFGTNFTYDDSA, from the exons ATGGAGGGAAATCTTCGTCCACTCGCGGCAAACAACAAGCCATTTGTCTTTGGAGGCATTTAC AATCCCAATGGCACCGTCAAGACTTTGATCCAAATGCCGTTGCAGGCCGCCAATGTCCAGGAGCAAAAGTCTCCTCCGGTGGCTTCATATCCGACACCGGCCACTCCGGTGGCTGTTCAGTCGCCACCGGACGCATTATTGGCTGTGAAGCCTCCATCGGCTCCTGTACCTGTTCGAGTGTCGAACTCTTCCGTCCAGCACCAGAATCCGGATGCAGATTCGAAGCTGCCCTTGCCAGTTATAATCAAGGAGGAGCCGATCTCTGTCGACGATAAACCGTCCGTCGATATTATAGAGGAAAATACCAGTTCCAGTACCAGTGCCATCGGCATCGGGGGCAAGATCCCATTTATAAATATCTTCCAAAACCGCAAGAAGTCGTCTG AACGCACTCGGGACAAGAAGCTGCGACAGAACCGCCAGCTGCGCGAGTCCATGCTCCCCAAGAACGCTCTGATGGCCCTCAAGGAGGTTAAGGGCGTGACCATCAGCGATTTCACCATCGTCAGCAATACCTACGGGGGATTCACGGCCGTTGTCACTGTGAACTCGACTCAGTACGTGGGCAAGGGTACCTCGGAAATGACAGCTAAGAACGCGGCCTGCGAGGAGGCTTGGCGCGATTTTATAATTGCAAAGATGACTCCCAAGCCGCCCGGTATTCACAAGGTGGAGACGGATACCAACGAAGATGAGGCCGATGCTCCGGATGATGATCTGCCCATGTTGAATCTGGCTTCGTTTGCCATCTACAAGCTGTTCGCGGAGTGGGAGCGCAGGGGCTATGTCGTACCCAAGATGCACCCTTCGGCCAATGCTGCCCAGCGTACGGAGCTACCCTTTGGCTGGGAGACCATGCACCCGGCGAGCATTCTTTGCATT ATGCGCCCGGGACTCAACTACGTGGACTACGGATTATCTTGGCACAAGGTCACTTACATGCAGCATATGGGAATCACGGTGGACAACCAGAAGTTCCACGCCCACGGCAGATCCAAGAAGATCGCCCGTCGAAACGTGGCCGTGAAAGTGTGCAACTCTCTATTCGGCACAAACTTCACCTACGACGACAGCGCTTAA
- the LOC120285318 gene encoding tektin-3 produces the protein MSHNGAGVGAGSGGSPIPPTTVMYSQLQPWSQAGAPPCMEPVMGPSIPPRVGAAYETPTKHPWRPAMAYELIQVKHMPEQPVTNQLTKQCFLPKGMKTDGMIFPNLVTGFDRNPQHAARAALYTRYTSNEWYNNNMTKYSESNMNRNLSERMRNDAVRLMRETDEKATSGQRDAGRRLGERITDLTFWRNELNAELEKLIAEMSDINELQRQCGKALLDLEIPLHIAQECLFHRESRQGTEKVHDIVEKALLVEINNLRNSRDRLGGLHEKISKQALDCRGAQHLLEDDVSHKESSLGIDSMCHQLNNHSRGITYYGGIEKFDPSVSTQESWAQASSEHVRRSQAERAKLSQLRSDAQSVVNSVATTVWDFWSNTNNAFDRRSQEMAEAKNRVQLHLQKVQQELFDMEKHLFLLQKAIQDKSGPLKVAQTRLEARSHREGVELCKDHAQDRLVQEVQDIQGAVETLHHKLMEAEATHQGLLKTRCTLEVDLRNKVNALFIDREKCMSLRRSFPVSNLIKY, from the exons ATGAGTCACAATGGGGCTGGTGTCGGAGCCGGATCCGGCGGATCGCCCATCCCGCCAACCACGGTCATGTATTCCCAATTGCAGCCATGGAGCCAGGCGGGCGCTCCGCCCTGCATGGAGCCCGTCATGGGGCCTTCGATCCCGCCGAGAGTTGGCGCCGCCTACGAGACGCCCACGAAGCACCCGTGGCGCCCGGCTATGGCCTATGAGCTAATCCAGGTGAAGCATATGCCCGAGCAGCCGGTGACCAACCAGCTGACCAAGCAGTGCTTCCTGCCCAAGGGCATGAAGACGGACGGCATGATATTCCCCAACCTGGTCACCGGATTCGATCGCAATCCGCAGCACGCCGCCCGGGCTGCCCTCTACACGCGGTACACCAGCAACGAGTggtacaacaacaacatgacCAAGTACTCCGAGTCGAACATGAATCG CAACCTCTCGGAGCGCATGCGGAATGACGCAGTGCGTCTGATGCGGGAGACGGACGAGAAGGCCACCTCGGGCCAGAGGGACGCCGGCCGAAGGCTAGGCGAGCGCATCACTGACCTGACTTTCTGGCGCAACGAGCTGAACGCGGAGCTGGAGAAGCTGATCGCCGAGATGTCGGACATCAACGAGCTGCAGCGGCAGTGCGGCAAGGCGCTCCTCGACCTGGAGATACCGCTGCACATCGCCCAGGAGTGCCTCTTTCACCGTGAGTCGCGCCAGGGCACAGAGAAGGTGCATGACATCGTAGAGAAGGCCCTCCTCGTGGAGATCAACAACTTGAGGAACTCCCGTGACCGCCTGGGCGGCCTGCACGAGAAGATCTCGAAGCAGGCCCTCGACTGCCGTGGCGCCCAGCATCTCCTCGAGGACGATGTGTCGCACAAGGAGTCCTCGCTCGGCATCGACTCCATGTGCCACCAGCTGAACAACCACAGCCGCGGCATCACCTACTACGGCGGCATCGAGAAGTTCGATCCCTCGGTCAGCACCCAGGAGTCCTGGGCGCAGGCCAGCAGCGAGCACGTCCGCCG CTCCCAGGCGGAGCGCGCGAAGCTCTCCCAGCTGCGAAGCGATGCCCAGAGTGTGGTCAACTCGGTGGCCACCACCGTGTGGGACTTCTGGAGCAACACGAACAACGCCTTCGATCGCCGCTCGCAGGAGATGGCTGAGGCGAAGAACCGGGTGCAGCTGCACCTGCAGAAGGTCCAACAGGAGCTGTTCGACATGGAGAAGCATCTCTTCCTGCTGCAGAAGGCCATCCAGGACAAGTCCGGGCCGTTAAAAGTGGCCCAGACGCGACTGGAAGCCCGCTCCCACCGCGAGGGCGTCGAGCTGTGCAAGGACCACGCCCAGGACCGCCTTGTCCAAGAGGTGCAGGACATCCAGGGTGCCGTGGAGACGCTGCACCACAAGCTGATGGAGGCGGAGGCCACCCACCAGGGCCTACTAAAGACGCGCTGCACCTTGGAGGTAGATCTGCGCAACAAGGTCAATGCCCTGTTCATCGACAGGGAGAAGTGCATGAGTCTCCGGCGCTCCTTTCCGGTCAGCAATCTGATCAAGTACTGA
- the LOC6726614 gene encoding NFU1 iron-sulfur cluster scaffold homolog, mitochondrial, with the protein MSKFLSQAAINTLRNTRLGSRQLVRSFAGISNTRNHRGAGHQEWGCGQSAGRGLLELRMPVACRRSMFIQTQDTPNPESLKFLPGVDVLGKGNTYDFPHGTTAHSSPLAKLLFRVEGVKGVFFGADFITISKQEGAEWSLIKPEVFAVIMDFFASGLPVLNDAQPNADTEILEDDDETVMMIKELLDTRIRPTVQEDGGDIVFMGYEAGVVKLKMQGSCSSCPSSIVTLKNGVQNMLQFYIPEVESVEQVFDEADRMIDSEFERFEKNLKTLKQQEPSGGGPH; encoded by the exons ATGTCGAAATTTCTGTCCCAAGCGGCTATAAATACGCTGCGAAACACGCGCCTGGGGTCGCGACAACT AGTGCGCAGTTTTGCGGGCATCTCTAACACGCGTAACCATCGCGGAGCGGGTCACCAGGAATGGGGATGTGGTCAGTCTGCGGGACGCGGGCTGCTAGAGTTGCGGATGCCGGTGGCGTGCAGAAGGAGCATGTTCATCCAGACCCAGGACACTCCGAATCCGGAGAGCTTGAAGTTCCTGCCCGGCGTGGACGTCCTGGGAAAGGGGAACACGTACGACTTCCCCCACGGAACCACCGCCCACAGCAGTCCTTTGG CCAAATTGCTGTTCCGCGTGGAGGGCGTTAAGGGCGTGTTCTTTGGCGCCGATTTCATCACCATATCGAAGCAGGAGGGCGCCGAGTGGAGCCTGATTAAGCCAGAGGTGTTTGCCGTCATAATGGACTTCTTTGCCAGCGGCTTGCCAGTCCTCAACGATGCCCAGCCCAATGCGGACACCGAGATTCTCGAGGATGACGACGAGACGGTGATGATGATCAAGGAGCTGCTGGACACGCGCATCCGGCCAACCGTCCAGGAGGACGGTGGCGACATCGTCTTCATGGGCTACGAGGCCGGCGTAGTCAAGCTAAAGATGCagggctcctgctcctcctgccccAGCTCCATTGTGACGCTGAAGAACGGCGTGCAGAACATGCTGCAGTTCTACATACCGGAAGTGGAGTCCGTTGAGCAGGTCTTCGACGAGGCAGACAGGATGATTGACAGCGAGTTTGAGCGCTTCGAAAAGAACCTTAAGACGCTCAAGCAGCAGGAGCCCAGTGGCGGCGGTCCCCATTAG
- the LOC6726613 gene encoding tektin-3, which yields MSHNGGGVGAGSGGSPIPPTTVMYSQLQPWSQAGAPPCMEPVMGPSIPPRVGAAYETPTKHPWRPAMAYELIQVKHMPEQPVTNQLTKQCFLPKGMKTDGMIFPNLVTGFDRNPQHAARAALYTRYTSNEWYNNNMTKYSESNMNRNLSERMRNDAVRLMRETDEKATSGQRDAGRRLGERITDLTFWRNELNAELEKLIAEMSDINELQRQCGKALLDLEIPLHIAQECLFHRESRQGTEKVHDIVEKALLVEINNLRNSRDRLGGLHEKISKQALDCRGAQHLLEDDVSHKESSLGIDSMCHQLNNHSRGITYYGGIEKFDPSVSTQESWAQASSEHVRRSQAERAKLSQLRSDAQSVVNSVATTVWDFWSNTNNAFDRRSQEMAEAKNRVQLHLQKVQQELFDMEKHLFLLQKAIQDKSGPLKVAQTRLEARSHREGVELCKDHAQDRLVQEVQDIQGAVETLHHKLMEAEATHQGLLKTRCTLEVDLRNKVNALFIDREKCMSLRRSFPVSNLIKY from the exons ATGAGTCACAATGGGGGTGGTGTCGGAGCCGGATCCGGCGGATCGCCCATCCCGCCAACCACGGTCATGTATTCCCAATTGCAGCCATGGAGCCAGGCGGGCGCTCCGCCCTGCATGGAGCCCGTCATGGGGCCTTCGATCCCGCCGAGAGTTGGCGCCGCCTACGAGACGCCCACGAAGCACCCGTGGCGCCCGGCTATGGCCTATGAGCTAATCCAGGTGAAGCATATGCCCGAGCAGCCGGTGACCAACCAGCTGACCAAGCAGTGCTTCCTGCCCAAGGGCATGAAGACGGACGGCATGATATTCCCCAACCTGGTCACCGGATTCGATCGCAATCCGCAGCACGCCGCCCGGGCTGCCCTCTACACGCGGTACACCAGCAACGAGTggtacaacaacaacatgacCAAGTACTCCGAGTCGAACATGAATCG CAACCTCTCGGAGCGCATGCGGAATGACGCAGTGCGTCTGATGCGGGAGACGGACGAGAAGGCCACCTCGGGCCAGAGGGACGCCGGCCGAAGGCTAGGCGAGCGCATCACTGACCTGACTTTCTGGCGCAACGAGCTGAACGCGGAGCTGGAGAAGCTGATCGCCGAGATGTCGGACATCAACGAGCTGCAGCGGCAGTGCGGCAAGGCGCTCCTCGACCTGGAGATACCGCTGCACATCGCCCAGGAGTGCCTCTTTCACCGTGAGTCGCGCCAGGGCACGGAGAAGGTGCATGACATCGTAGAGAAGGCCCTTCTCGTGGAGATCAACAACTTGAGGAACTCCCGTGACCGCCTGGGCGGCCTGCACGAGAAGATCTCGAAGCAGGCCCTCGACTGCCGTGGCGCCCAGCATCTCCTCGAGGACGATGTGTCGCACAAGGAGTCCTCGCTCGGCATCGACTCCATGTGCCACCAGCTGAACAACCACAGCCGCGGCATCACCTACTACGGCGGCATCGAGAAGTTCGATCCCTCGGTCAGCACCCAGGAGTCCTGGGCGCAGGCCAGCAGCGAGCACGTCCGCCG CTCCCAGGCGGAGCGCGCGAAGCTCTCCCAGCTGCGAAGCGATGCCCAGAGTGTGGTCAACTCGGTGGCCACCACCGTGTGGGACTTCTGGAGCAACACGAACAACGCCTTCGATCGCCGCTCGCAGGAGATGGCTGAGGCGAAGAACCGGGTGCAGCTGCACCTGCAGAAGGTCCAACAGGAGCTGTTCGACATGGAGAAGCATCTCTTCCTGCTGCAGAAGGCCATCCAGGACAAGTCCGGGCCGTTAAAAGTGGCCCAGACGCGACTGGAAGCCCGCTCCCACCGCGAGGGCGTCGAGCTGTGCAAGGACCACGCCCAGGACCGCCTTGTCCAAGAGGTGCAGGACATCCAGGGTGCCGTGGAGACGCTGCACCACAAGCTGATGGAGGCGGAGGCCACCCACCAGGGCCTACTAAAGACGCGCTGCACCTTGGAGGTAGATCTGCGCAACAAGGTCAATGCCCTGTTCATCGACAGAGAGAAGTGCATGAGTCTCCGGCGATCCTTTCCGGTCAGCAATCTGATCAAGTACTGA